Proteins encoded in a region of the Abyssisolibacter fermentans genome:
- a CDS encoding phage tail tape measure protein: MDLTTVNKDIKTMQSLINETESDIKKLGSTFSKSIKQIDDNFKSSSINKKAIQSVIDIYKAFEKEQTKLRRSLKATNEEMKKLTAMTIEVGKATGKSVQEIQAIENLWVNAGVKSLNVLKELVNITSIGLNTANFRDAGEAVTFLSDAVNKMAGGDFSKAGGIIDSWTNIAHNTQTSVRNLAEIISTAGRQAQKLGVDFHRLNAITTVLSENMSLSSHQIGASLKSMFDNIGALSGKLDKLSLEDYSISLNADSSFDDGFQSDITSSLIENWNEYGEIVEMSLNSSGCALEQNNLVMQDFNMQVEALKTAMTELAICIGEDGLNSILDLASGTDEAISSFDGLSPKMREAKGFTTELFTAFGRLNTTTSLLAKTGIIEWLNGIIQKNTGIKVLANAEQLLNQKVVAGTISATDRTNILKVLRGEEVASTLQGRARTAMLEAETTVTYGATAATTALTTAISAGLIVIPMIISAVSAWSSAQEELNKNALENINSQQEEIENIDNLISEYEALKQKSNSLGGQTALTANEKQRLLEIEEKFAEIYPSTVTGINAQNKAYSNQLDIIKQLTDKKKKELLDDTQNYVDANSSEYKEAQDKIKEAEEKKKNAANEVMKKKLLLGILSPINPLNSKPSKEEIAEYKIKQQAIIDENQIIVDTVDNKKKLINNLASALYGDTFKKVIDELPTIPGTKDLYKGLADKGIKYQRQESDKNVFNENSFNNKLDELRHKYRMDDLSKSEYSKELDKLLQDNKRSLEKKIIWQLEEQIKNLTDDTGENNHIEKPYQKQIKELKHRYKIKELNKEDYATELNRVLDTNKDLMKQDEIWRLEEQIYNLKNSKKGFSIDYNELKTSLNSLNQELKLLEKEEKMINLLGEDKSKLFPVFTKQMQNYKNTIDELNNLNKKYISSLEEVDDMISKLDPDSDDYDKTLNSLINNKRKLTQEIEKNTLSIQDNQYAIEKIKITMQGQIESLLKKSYSLKKEMAAQILNNNHKKDLEALKDEQEKYNERMKTSIANKQSELDMLDEQISKQEYLNEITNIKDEISKVKADTRFAYIDEASGREIYTYDRNRVAELEKQLEEREQQEENSIKRKLLEDELTKLQEAQTNKNENYDEEMRKKEEQQRIELENFNLYWNKKLSDESIKQQSLNLIQSEGYNNALTIAQIYYEDMNNEYEKNSLEAFTAGEDITNSLAGGLFANLNKVIDIYKEKLRELTNLKNKTSSKSAKRSYRELAGFEKMTPEDFKKYKQNKLFAETIAKFNRNWNHKDIEPYRKENEDLREHYGIGKDNDKYSYSDLKKYHTGGFIGGKPLNKRHEVVAKFLKGELVTSIPALDMLSIKLPQMTYNSISTTNTTTQPNASSRPIMIQIDKLTPSDFNDFMRSIDPYIISHK, translated from the coding sequence TTGGACTTAACAACAGTAAATAAAGATATAAAAACTATGCAGTCTTTAATCAATGAAACTGAATCTGACATAAAAAAGCTTGGCAGTACATTTTCAAAATCCATAAAACAGATAGATGATAATTTCAAAAGTTCTTCAATAAACAAAAAAGCAATACAAAGTGTTATAGATATATATAAAGCTTTTGAAAAAGAGCAGACAAAACTCAGACGAAGCTTGAAAGCTACTAATGAAGAAATGAAAAAATTGACTGCTATGACTATTGAAGTGGGAAAAGCTACAGGAAAATCTGTACAGGAAATACAAGCTATTGAAAATCTCTGGGTTAATGCAGGTGTAAAAAGTCTAAATGTCTTAAAGGAGCTTGTTAATATCACAAGTATTGGACTTAATACCGCTAATTTTAGAGATGCAGGTGAAGCAGTAACCTTCCTAAGTGATGCAGTCAATAAAATGGCTGGTGGAGATTTTAGTAAAGCTGGAGGAATAATTGACAGCTGGACTAATATAGCTCACAATACTCAAACTTCTGTTAGAAATTTAGCAGAAATTATTTCAACTGCTGGCAGGCAGGCTCAAAAGCTTGGTGTTGATTTTCACAGGTTAAACGCTATTACTACTGTATTATCTGAAAACATGTCATTAAGCTCACATCAGATAGGAGCTTCTCTAAAATCAATGTTTGATAATATAGGAGCATTAAGCGGTAAGTTAGACAAACTAAGCCTTGAAGATTACAGCATCAGCTTAAATGCTGACAGTTCATTTGATGATGGTTTTCAATCAGACATTACCTCTAGCTTAATAGAAAACTGGAATGAATATGGGGAAATTGTAGAAATGTCCTTAAATTCATCAGGTTGTGCTTTAGAGCAGAATAATTTAGTAATGCAGGATTTTAACATGCAGGTTGAAGCGTTAAAGACAGCTATGACTGAGCTTGCCATTTGTATTGGTGAAGATGGGCTTAATAGTATTTTAGATTTAGCTAGTGGTACTGATGAAGCTATTAGTTCATTTGATGGTCTTAGTCCTAAGATGAGAGAAGCAAAAGGGTTTACAACAGAGTTATTTACAGCATTTGGTCGTTTAAATACTACAACTAGTTTATTGGCTAAAACAGGGATTATAGAATGGCTAAATGGCATTATTCAAAAGAACACTGGAATTAAGGTACTAGCTAATGCTGAACAATTGCTTAATCAAAAAGTTGTAGCAGGTACAATAAGTGCCACAGACAGAACTAATATATTAAAGGTTCTAAGAGGTGAAGAAGTTGCAAGTACATTACAAGGAAGAGCAAGAACTGCAATGCTTGAAGCTGAAACAACAGTAACATATGGAGCTACAGCAGCAACAACTGCTTTAACTACAGCAATATCTGCTGGACTTATTGTTATACCTATGATCATTTCAGCTGTTTCAGCATGGAGTTCTGCACAAGAAGAACTAAACAAAAATGCCCTAGAAAACATAAACTCTCAACAAGAAGAAATTGAAAACATAGATAATTTAATTAGTGAATATGAAGCATTAAAGCAAAAATCAAACAGTCTTGGTGGTCAAACAGCACTAACAGCTAATGAAAAACAACGATTATTAGAAATAGAAGAGAAATTTGCAGAAATATACCCTTCTACTGTCACTGGCATAAATGCTCAAAATAAAGCATATAGTAATCAATTAGATATAATAAAACAATTAACTGATAAAAAGAAAAAAGAACTATTAGATGACACTCAAAATTACGTAGATGCTAACAGCAGTGAATACAAAGAAGCTCAAGATAAAATAAAAGAAGCAGAGGAAAAGAAAAAAAACGCAGCTAATGAAGTAATGAAAAAGAAACTCTTATTAGGTATTTTATCTCCTATTAATCCATTAAACAGTAAGCCAAGTAAAGAAGAAATAGCAGAATATAAAATTAAGCAACAGGCAATTATTGATGAAAATCAAATAATAGTTGATACTGTTGATAACAAAAAAAAGCTAATCAACAATTTGGCTTCTGCATTATATGGAGATACATTTAAAAAAGTTATTGATGAATTGCCAACTATACCTGGAACAAAAGATCTTTACAAAGGTTTAGCAGACAAAGGTATAAAATACCAGCGACAAGAAAGTGATAAAAATGTATTCAACGAAAATTCATTTAATAATAAATTAGATGAACTTAGGCACAAATACAGAATGGATGATTTATCTAAATCGGAATATTCTAAAGAATTAGATAAACTGTTACAAGACAACAAAAGAAGCCTAGAAAAAAAAATAATATGGCAGTTAGAGGAACAAATTAAAAACTTAACTGATGATACAGGCGAAAACAATCATATTGAAAAACCATATCAAAAACAAATAAAAGAATTAAAACATAGATACAAAATAAAAGAACTTAATAAAGAAGACTATGCTACTGAGCTAAACAGAGTATTAGATACAAATAAGGATTTAATGAAACAAGATGAAATTTGGAGATTAGAAGAACAAATTTATAATTTGAAAAACTCTAAAAAAGGCTTCTCCATAGATTATAACGAACTAAAAACATCTCTAAATTCTCTTAATCAAGAGCTTAAACTACTTGAAAAAGAAGAAAAAATGATAAATCTCTTAGGTGAAGATAAATCAAAGCTCTTCCCTGTATTCACTAAGCAAATGCAGAATTATAAAAACACTATAGACGAGCTTAATAACTTGAATAAAAAATATATAAGTTCACTTGAAGAAGTAGATGACATGATTTCAAAGCTTGACCCTGATTCAGATGATTATGATAAGACTCTTAATTCTCTTATCAACAATAAAAGAAAGCTCACACAGGAAATTGAAAAAAATACCTTGAGCATACAAGACAACCAATATGCTATAGAAAAAATCAAAATAACTATGCAGGGACAAATAGAATCACTGCTTAAAAAAAGCTACTCTCTTAAAAAAGAAATGGCAGCACAAATATTAAATAATAATCACAAAAAAGATTTGGAAGCTTTAAAAGATGAGCAAGAAAAGTATAATGAAAGAATGAAAACATCTATAGCGAATAAGCAAAGTGAACTTGATATGCTTGATGAGCAAATTTCAAAGCAGGAATACCTAAACGAAATTACAAATATCAAAGATGAAATAAGCAAGGTCAAAGCAGATACTAGATTTGCATATATAGATGAAGCTTCTGGCAGAGAAATATATACCTATGACAGAAATAGAGTTGCTGAGCTTGAAAAACAGCTTGAGGAAAGAGAACAGCAAGAAGAAAACAGCATCAAAAGAAAACTACTAGAAGATGAACTTACCAAGCTTCAAGAAGCTCAAACTAATAAAAATGAGAATTATGATGAAGAAATGAGAAAAAAAGAAGAACAGCAAAGAATAGAGCTTGAAAACTTCAACTTGTACTGGAATAAAAAACTTAGTGACGAAAGCATCAAACAGCAATCACTAAATTTAATTCAATCAGAAGGCTACAACAATGCATTAACTATAGCTCAAATTTATTATGAAGATATGAATAATGAATATGAGAAAAATTCTCTTGAAGCTTTTACAGCAGGAGAAGATATAACAAATTCTCTTGCGGGAGGTTTATTTGCTAATTTAAATAAAGTTATTGATATTTATAAAGAAAAATTAAGAGAGCTGACTAACTTAAAGAACAAGACATCATCCAAATCAGCAAAAAGGAGCTATAGAGAACTTGCTGGTTTTGAGAAAATGACTCCAGAAGACTTTAAAAAATATAAGCAAAATAAACTTTTTGCAGAAACAATAGCCAAATTTAATCGTAATTGGAATCACAAAGATATTGAGCCTTACAGAAAAGAAAATGAAGATCTTAGAGAACACTATGGTATAGGCAAAGATAACGATAAATACAGCTATTCTGATTTGAAAAAATACCATACTGGCGGTTTTATAGGAGGAAAACCTCTAAACAAGCGACATGAAGTAGTAGCAAAATTCTTAAAGGGTGAGCTTGTAACTTCTATACCTGCTTTGGACATGCTGAGTATCAAACTTCCTCAGATGACGTATAACTCTATAAGCACAACAAATACAACAACACAGCCAAATGCCAGCAGCAGACCTATTATGATACAGATTGATAAATTAACACCTAGTGATTTTAATGATTTTATGAGGTCGATCGATCCATATATTATTTCCCACAAGTAG
- a CDS encoding phage holin family protein produces MKEMLIEIFNCAVDIIQLCLNKGIWLLGTILGIVLSEIGYPKEILIFIVTLIVFDLISKQYSIIMKSYKRFTIALYFQGWKDKHLTSRSLKNGICVKVLLYLPVLYTANKCSVLPQIVYGSTISNILYTILALVELTSILENFIDAGFTNLKPLLKFLKNKQKKLINDNSKKNS; encoded by the coding sequence ATGAAAGAAATGCTGATTGAGATATTTAACTGTGCTGTTGACATAATACAGCTTTGTCTGAATAAAGGTATATGGTTATTAGGTACTATTTTGGGAATAGTTCTATCTGAAATAGGCTATCCCAAAGAAATTCTAATATTTATCGTTACTTTGATAGTATTTGATTTGATAAGTAAACAGTATTCTATTATCATGAAAAGTTACAAAAGATTTACTATAGCTTTATATTTTCAGGGTTGGAAGGACAAGCATTTGACAAGCCGCTCTTTAAAAAACGGTATTTGTGTTAAGGTGCTGTTATATTTACCTGTGCTTTATACTGCAAATAAATGCTCTGTTTTACCCCAAATTGTATACGGCTCTACTATATCTAATATACTTTATACTATTTTGGCACTGGTTGAATTAACAAGTATTTTAGAAAACTTTATAGATGCAGGTTTTACTAATTTGAAGCCTCTTTTAAAGTTTTTAAAAAATAAACAAAAAAAATTAATCAATGATAATAGTAAAAAAAATAGTTAG
- a CDS encoding AAA family ATPase, translating into MLTKLRIKNYKSFKKNTIIDFTKTNYKILSKTNIHENTLKGGLFIGANASGKTNVIKAIKKLLELLFAEKITNIEADNCLFSKESNMILEYSFLINQAVIKYHIEYDIKKEILIEKLFLDEKLLLNRIGTNGETILTENKVFNELDNESLLLREIYFNTKFRGHDILKEWFDFLLNSVVIDAYYGGIFSPGKKTLIINDFLEEHGVNNINAFFQKLNFKQKIEYSNTSSGSLITINSNDEKSVFFKRKGIGEPIPYQLESLGNKNLLNLLPSFFHVINNNGMLIIDEFSSGFHNQLEELLLRYFMQKSKQSQIFIVSHSTNLLSNSLLRPDQIYLIEFKDMKGSIIKRASEEKPREAQNIEKMYLSGVFGGIPAYNDEELNYK; encoded by the coding sequence ATGTTAACCAAATTAAGAATTAAAAATTATAAATCATTTAAAAAAAATACAATTATAGATTTTACGAAAACTAATTACAAGATCTTATCTAAAACTAATATACATGAAAATACATTAAAAGGCGGATTATTTATTGGAGCAAATGCTTCAGGAAAAACAAATGTAATAAAGGCAATAAAAAAATTATTAGAACTACTATTTGCAGAAAAAATTACTAATATTGAAGCTGATAATTGCTTATTTTCTAAAGAAAGCAATATGATACTAGAGTATAGTTTTTTAATTAATCAAGCTGTTATTAAATATCATATTGAATATGATATAAAAAAAGAAATTCTTATCGAAAAACTATTTTTAGATGAAAAATTATTATTAAACAGAATTGGTACAAATGGAGAAACAATATTAACAGAAAATAAAGTTTTTAATGAATTAGATAATGAGTCACTGCTTTTAAGAGAAATTTATTTTAACACTAAATTTAGAGGTCATGATATATTAAAAGAATGGTTTGATTTTCTTTTAAATTCAGTTGTTATTGATGCTTATTATGGAGGTATCTTTTCTCCAGGTAAAAAAACATTGATAATAAATGACTTTTTAGAAGAACATGGTGTTAATAATATAAATGCTTTTTTTCAAAAACTAAATTTTAAGCAAAAGATAGAATATTCAAATACAAGCAGTGGTAGTTTAATCACAATAAACTCAAATGATGAAAAAAGTGTTTTTTTTAAAAGAAAAGGAATAGGAGAACCTATACCATATCAATTAGAATCATTAGGAAATAAAAATTTATTGAATCTCTTACCTTCATTTTTTCATGTGATTAATAATAACGGAATGTTAATCATAGATGAATTTAGCAGTGGATTTCATAATCAATTAGAAGAATTATTATTAAGATACTTTATGCAAAAATCTAAACAGTCACAGATATTCATAGTCTCTCATTCAACAAATTTATTATCTAACTCATTATTAAGACCAGACCAGATTTATCTAATTGAATTTAAAGATATGAAAGGAAGTATTATTAAAAGAGCATCAGAAGAAAAACCAAGAGAAGCACAGAATATCGAGAAAATGTATTTAAGTGGAGTGTTTGGGGGGATACCAGCATATAATGATGAAGAACTTAACTATAAATAA